One Avibacterium avium genomic window carries:
- a CDS encoding alpha/beta fold hydrolase, producing the protein MSQTQLLNFQFHQLKQPTSNPTLVFIHGLFGDMNNLGVIARAFAEHYPILRVDLRNHGQSFHSESMNYELMAEDLLATIEHLELKKVILIGHSMGGKTAMKAAALRPDLVEKLIVIDIAPVKYGEHGHDSIFAGLFAVKAAQPETRQQAKPILSQHIPQESIQQFMLKSFDGQSAEKFRFNLTALQQNYANIMDWKTCFYPNPTLFIKGGQSDYIQPEYSEQILAQFPQATSFTINGSGHWVHAEKPEAIIRIIQRFLDSQ; encoded by the coding sequence ATGTCGCAAACGCAATTACTCAATTTTCAATTTCATCAATTAAAACAACCGACTAGCAACCCTACCTTGGTGTTTATTCACGGCTTATTTGGCGATATGAATAATTTAGGGGTGATCGCTCGCGCTTTTGCGGAACATTACCCTATTTTACGCGTAGATTTACGCAATCACGGGCAGAGTTTTCATTCTGAATCAATGAATTATGAATTAATGGCAGAAGATCTATTAGCGACCATTGAACATTTAGAGCTAAAAAAAGTGATCTTAATCGGCCATTCAATGGGCGGAAAAACTGCAATGAAAGCCGCCGCACTTCGCCCTGATTTAGTGGAAAAATTGATCGTGATTGATATTGCGCCAGTGAAATATGGCGAACACGGCCACGATAGCATTTTTGCTGGATTATTTGCCGTTAAAGCCGCGCAGCCTGAAACTCGCCAACAGGCCAAACCGATTTTAAGCCAACATATTCCACAAGAAAGTATTCAACAATTTATGCTGAAATCCTTTGACGGCCAATCGGCGGAAAAATTTCGCTTTAATTTGACCGCACTTCAACAAAATTATGCCAATATTATGGATTGGAAAACTTGTTTTTACCCCAACCCTACCCTATTTATTAAAGGTGGGCAGTCGGATTATATTCAGCCAGAATATAGCGAGCAGATTTTAGCGCAATTTCCGCAAGCCACGTCCTTTACCATAAACGGCAGCGGACATTGGGTACACGCGGAAAAACCAGAAGCGATCATTCGCATTATTCAGCGTTTTTTAGATAGCCAATAA
- the seqA gene encoding replication initiation negative regulator SeqA yields the protein MKIIEVDEELYQYIASQTRSIGESASDILRRLLNFPAVRADNNVAIAPSLAADNQSAVEISNEFAQPNEKVEEKPAAREKVSTKKQSDEAIQKVVGKVRELIQSADFQQESKAVVRFLAILRVLYRTNPESFAQATESLQGRTRVYFARDEGTLLMAGNHTKPKQIPDTPYWVITNTNSGRKMLMLEGAMQSMHLPEELIDEVRSFFTAN from the coding sequence ATGAAAATTATTGAAGTAGATGAAGAACTTTATCAATATATAGCCAGCCAAACCCGATCTATCGGTGAGAGTGCTTCTGATATTTTACGCCGTTTACTCAATTTTCCTGCGGTGCGTGCGGATAACAACGTGGCGATTGCGCCGAGCCTTGCTGCTGATAATCAAAGTGCGGTGGAAATTTCCAATGAATTTGCACAGCCGAATGAAAAAGTGGAAGAAAAGCCAGCGGCAAGAGAAAAAGTATCCACGAAAAAGCAATCTGATGAAGCGATCCAAAAAGTGGTTGGCAAAGTGCGTGAATTGATCCAGTCAGCAGATTTCCAACAGGAAAGCAAAGCTGTAGTGCGTTTTTTAGCGATTTTACGCGTGCTTTATCGCACCAATCCAGAAAGTTTTGCGCAGGCGACAGAATCTTTACAAGGCCGTACACGCGTTTACTTTGCACGCGATGAAGGCACCTTATTAATGGCGGGTAATCACACCAAACCAAAACAAATTCCTGATACGCCATATTGGGTGATCACCAATACGAACAGCGGACGCAAAATGTTAATGCTGGAAGGGGCGATGCAATCAATGCACTTGCCAGAAGAATTAATTGATGAAGTGCGGTCGTTTTTCACTGCAAATTAA
- the menE gene encoding o-succinylbenzoate--CoA ligase, with protein MTYLWQHYAAQPDYQHKVALRNEQGELFSWQQLSEKINGMAYAFSLQGVKAGNGIALCGKNSFALLLAYLAGIQLGARVLGINPAFPEEKIAQLCENAAVPFYYDPKCEKTLQNCTALLISSDLPHSSVLKEQAMADYDPNRPATMTLTSGSTGNPKAVVHTVQGHLDNAQGVCELMAFGAENAWLLSLPLYHVSGQSIVWRWMYAGARLNLPNEDFYTEAASVSHLSLVPTQLQRFIAYLQQRPEQTIQTQHILLGGSHIPLALTQQAAQYCLTCYSGYGMTEMASTVCAKKSDQYNGVGLPLKGRELELIGGEICLRGAGLGLGYWQQGEILPLVQQDGWLHTKDLGEWQNGELRVLGRLDNMFISGGENIQPEEIERIILHYPEIKQVVILPVEDSEFGQRPVAMVEFANGFSQSAVENLRIWLATRLEKFKQPIHYFPLDVAQCQQQGTIKISRNALKTVLQQLMG; from the coding sequence ATGACATATCTTTGGCAACATTATGCCGCTCAGCCTGATTATCAACACAAAGTAGCCTTGCGTAATGAGCAAGGCGAACTTTTTTCTTGGCAACAACTTAGCGAAAAAATTAATGGCATGGCTTATGCGTTTTCTCTGCAAGGAGTAAAGGCTGGCAATGGCATTGCGTTGTGCGGAAAAAATAGTTTCGCCTTATTGCTTGCCTATTTGGCAGGAATTCAGCTTGGCGCAAGAGTGCTAGGGATTAATCCTGCCTTTCCAGAAGAAAAGATCGCGCAATTATGTGAAAACGCAGCAGTGCCGTTTTATTACGATCCTAAGTGTGAAAAAACGTTGCAAAATTGCACCGCACTTTTGATTTCATCGGACTTGCCACATTCTTCTGTATTAAAAGAACAGGCAATGGCGGATTACGATCCCAACCGCCCCGCGACAATGACGCTTACATCAGGCTCTACGGGCAACCCTAAAGCGGTGGTGCATACTGTGCAAGGGCATTTGGATAATGCGCAAGGCGTGTGTGAGTTAATGGCGTTTGGGGCTGAAAATGCGTGGTTGCTTTCTTTGCCTTTATATCACGTTTCAGGCCAAAGCATTGTGTGGCGCTGGATGTACGCTGGGGCAAGGCTGAATTTGCCAAATGAAGATTTTTATACGGAAGCGGCTAGCGTTTCTCATCTTTCCCTTGTGCCAACCCAGTTGCAACGGTTTATCGCTTATTTACAACAACGCCCTGAACAAACCATTCAAACGCAACATATTTTATTGGGCGGTAGCCATATTCCCCTTGCTTTAACACAACAGGCTGCACAATATTGTCTGACTTGTTATTCAGGCTATGGAATGACGGAAATGGCGTCCACGGTTTGTGCGAAAAAAAGCGATCAATATAATGGTGTGGGCTTGCCGCTTAAAGGACGAGAACTTGAACTCATTGGTGGTGAGATTTGCTTGCGTGGCGCAGGCTTGGGGCTAGGCTATTGGCAACAGGGCGAAATATTACCCTTAGTGCAACAAGACGGCTGGCTTCATACCAAAGATCTGGGTGAATGGCAAAATGGCGAGTTACGCGTTTTAGGGCGTTTAGACAATATGTTTATTTCAGGCGGTGAGAACATTCAGCCTGAAGAGATTGAACGGATAATCTTGCATTATCCTGAAATAAAACAAGTAGTTATCCTGCCAGTGGAGGACAGCGAATTTGGTCAGCGACCTGTAGCAATGGTTGAGTTTGCCAATGGATTTAGTCAAAGTGCGGTGGAAAATTTACGAATTTGGCTTGCCACAAGATTAGAAAAATTTAAGCAACCCATACACTATTTTCCGCTAGATGTGGCACAATGCCAGCAGCAGGGAACAATTAAAATTTCACGCAATGCGTTAAAAACAGTATTACAGCAATTAATGGGATAA
- the mscK gene encoding mechanosensitive channel MscK, with the protein MRAIKTFFIYIAFLIFASSALAELPSAQQIQTQLTAAKETDQTDPVNKTQVANLEETLDFLAKIDKQKQDYAALKDLINNAPQNILAIQNNLDKLKNKVFPSEQELLTLSLSELQTQLITTQQNLQQVQTDLVAINAQLVSQRAAPERAQSALSTNLLRTQEIDKQLFNLAPDSTEKIRLDAELEYLTLQNYYNQLLLQGNNDLTSLYTIQSEEKTLQQQQLQNKLSLLQQVINEKNLQETRQQAEQLKQSQNNNSTTNPAILEQQKVNLQISQDLIKETTQLNILSQDNLRIKSVLDNLQQTERNINEQISALQGTLVLSRIINKQKQLLPQDQMIQGLSKQITDLRVKIFDLTESRDNLYDTSGYIANLAKTANTTFNDAEKAQLNSILQERRKLLSDTITILNNQLNLAINIELNQQQVTAISDTLQSKLQQQSFWVRSNPPIDLDWVANFLPKLQFQLKDISKLINFSNWTENIFPAAVSILFLLSIVGLIQWRKDKITQRLALINSRINTLKGERQRYTPEAIFWTLILCLRSTFIFLSTLILILTFCFETPEDFLFWAVRMAGYWLLFAFILAMLRPNGLAYRHFNMPQYNVQLFYSVFKRSVWINALWLNAAIFTYLDTGITNDVLGELLTIFILVITLFIVGPRLRYAVTIYQQTQEQAGEQSHFLRLARLILVIAPIALIVLIIMGYYYTALNLMEHLMSSYFVLVIWMIARDVVYRGFTVSARRLAYRRLQEKIQAQQAQKEENNNDLNSDYSREESLAISQVKSQVKSVVDLLLWLALFGLFYWVWSDLITVAYYLEGVTLWQQQVVTETGTVSESITLLNLLFALIIIIGTYALVKNIGGLLEVLVFSRMSFSQGTPYTITTLLTYFIIAIGGGAAFSVLGMSWSKLQWLFAALSVGLGFGLQEIFANFISGIIILFERPVRIGDVVTIGEYSGTVSKIRIRSTTLIDFDKKEVIVPNKAFVTERLINWALTDSMTRVVLSVGVAYGSDLELVKRLLLQAADECEYVLKDPEPVAYFLTFGASTLDHELRVYVGNLNERTRTIDYVNRRIDELFAAHNVEIAFNQLDVFIKNPTTSQEIKIVSENLAKS; encoded by the coding sequence ATGAGAGCTATTAAAACCTTCTTTATTTATATCGCGTTTTTGATTTTTGCCAGTTCAGCCTTGGCAGAATTACCTTCTGCACAGCAAATTCAGACACAGCTGACGGCGGCAAAAGAAACAGATCAAACAGATCCTGTGAATAAAACACAAGTGGCTAATTTGGAAGAAACGCTAGATTTTCTCGCCAAAATTGATAAGCAAAAACAAGATTATGCCGCATTAAAAGATTTAATTAATAATGCACCACAAAATATTTTAGCGATACAAAATAATTTAGATAAATTAAAAAATAAAGTGTTTCCTTCTGAGCAAGAGCTATTAACGCTTTCTTTGTCAGAGTTACAAACGCAATTAATTACCACACAGCAAAACTTACAACAAGTTCAAACCGATTTGGTGGCAATTAATGCTCAGCTAGTCAGTCAGCGTGCTGCGCCAGAGCGTGCACAATCTGCATTGAGTACAAATTTATTAAGAACGCAAGAAATTGATAAGCAATTATTTAATTTAGCGCCAGATTCTACAGAAAAAATAAGATTAGATGCTGAATTAGAATACCTTACCTTGCAAAATTATTATAATCAATTATTGTTGCAAGGAAATAATGATTTAACGTCTTTATACACTATTCAATCTGAGGAAAAAACATTACAACAACAGCAATTACAAAATAAATTATCTTTATTACAACAGGTGATTAATGAGAAAAACTTGCAAGAAACCCGTCAGCAAGCGGAGCAATTAAAGCAATCTCAGAATAATAATTCTACTACTAATCCAGCAATTTTAGAACAGCAAAAAGTAAATTTACAGATTAGCCAAGATCTGATTAAAGAAACAACGCAATTAAATATTCTTTCTCAAGATAATCTGCGTATTAAAAGTGTGTTAGATAATTTACAACAAACAGAACGAAATATTAATGAGCAAATTAGTGCACTGCAAGGTACATTAGTACTTTCTCGTATCATTAACAAGCAGAAGCAATTATTACCACAAGATCAAATGATTCAAGGATTATCGAAACAAATTACCGATCTGCGTGTGAAGATTTTTGATTTAACGGAATCAAGAGATAATTTGTATGACACCTCAGGTTATATTGCTAATTTAGCAAAAACGGCGAATACAACCTTTAATGATGCAGAAAAAGCACAGCTTAATAGTATTTTACAAGAAAGACGAAAACTCTTATCTGATACCATTACTATATTAAATAATCAGCTTAATTTAGCGATTAATATTGAATTGAACCAACAGCAGGTTACCGCAATTAGTGATACCCTGCAAAGCAAATTACAACAGCAAAGCTTTTGGGTGAGAAGTAATCCTCCCATTGATCTTGATTGGGTAGCTAATTTCTTGCCAAAATTACAATTTCAGTTAAAGGATATTTCTAAGTTAATCAACTTTTCTAACTGGACAGAAAATATTTTTCCTGCGGCAGTATCAATTTTATTTTTATTGTCTATTGTGGGATTAATTCAATGGCGTAAGGATAAAATTACACAGCGTTTAGCATTGATTAATAGCCGTATTAATACCTTAAAAGGTGAGCGCCAGCGTTATACACCTGAAGCTATTTTTTGGACGTTAATTTTATGTTTGCGTTCAACCTTTATTTTTCTTTCTACACTCATTTTAATCTTAACTTTTTGTTTTGAAACCCCTGAAGATTTCTTATTCTGGGCAGTGAGAATGGCGGGCTATTGGCTATTATTTGCTTTTATTTTGGCAATGTTACGACCAAATGGATTGGCTTATCGCCATTTTAATATGCCGCAATATAACGTACAGTTATTTTATTCTGTGTTTAAACGTTCGGTATGGATTAATGCCCTATGGTTAAATGCCGCGATTTTTACCTATTTGGATACGGGCATTACGAATGATGTATTAGGTGAATTATTAACGATCTTTATTTTAGTCATCACCTTATTTATTGTTGGGCCACGCTTACGTTATGCAGTAACTATTTATCAGCAAACACAAGAACAAGCGGGTGAACAAAGCCATTTTTTAAGATTAGCAAGATTAATTTTAGTGATCGCGCCCATTGCCTTAATTGTGCTAATTATTATGGGCTATTATTATACCGCACTTAATTTGATGGAACATTTAATGTCTTCTTATTTTGTGTTAGTGATCTGGATGATTGCGCGCGATGTGGTGTATCGTGGCTTTACCGTATCGGCAAGACGCCTTGCTTATCGCCGTTTACAAGAAAAAATTCAGGCGCAACAAGCACAAAAAGAAGAAAATAATAATGATCTTAATTCAGATTATTCCCGCGAAGAAAGCTTAGCCATTTCGCAAGTGAAAAGCCAAGTGAAAAGCGTGGTGGATCTCTTATTATGGTTGGCATTATTTGGCTTATTTTATTGGGTGTGGTCTGATCTCATCACCGTTGCCTATTATTTAGAAGGGGTAACCTTGTGGCAACAACAGGTGGTAACAGAAACTGGCACGGTGAGCGAATCCATCACCTTGCTGAATTTATTATTTGCTTTGATTATTATCATCGGCACTTATGCGTTAGTGAAAAATATTGGCGGCTTGCTCGAAGTCTTAGTATTTTCACGAATGAGTTTTTCACAGGGAACGCCTTATACCATCACCACCTTGCTGACCTATTTTATTATTGCTATCGGCGGTGGCGCGGCGTTTTCCGTGTTAGGAATGTCGTGGTCAAAATTACAATGGTTATTTGCCGCACTTTCGGTAGGTTTAGGTTTCGGTTTACAAGAAATCTTCGCCAACTTTATTTCAGGTATTATCATCTTATTTGAACGCCCGGTGCGGATTGGCGATGTGGTTACTATTGGGGAATATTCAGGCACGGTATCGAAAATTCGTATTCGTTCCACCACTTTGATCGATTTTGATAAAAAAGAAGTGATCGTGCCAAATAAGGCTTTCGTAACAGAACGCTTGATCAACTGGGCATTGACTGATTCAATGACGCGCGTGGTGCTAAGCGTAGGCGTGGCTTATGGCTCAGATTTAGAATTAGTGAAACGTTTATTATTACAAGCGGCAGATGAATGTGAATATGTTTTGAAAGATCCAGAGCCTGTGGCATACTTCTTAACTTTTGGCGCAAGTACCTTGGATCACGAACTGCGTGTTTATGTGGGTAACCTAAATGAACGCACCCGAACCATCGATTATGTAAATCGCCGTATTGATGAGCTATTTGCCGCGCATAATGTGGAAATTGCGTTCAATCAGCTTGATGTGTTCATTAAAAATCCAACCACATCGCAAGAAATAAAAATCGTGTCAGAAAATTTAGCGAAATCATAA